GAGTCTGTCAATCTTGAACTCTGGTTTGGGGATCAACTTTATGTTGGGGGTCTTCAAAAGGCTTATCAGAGCATTTGTCATGCCTTTGATCAATGGTAAGGATGCGTAAGTTAGATTCAAATCTATTGTGGTGGATGCGCCCCTGTGTTCATTCCGTGGCTGTCCGGAATGAGTGGAGCTGTGAATCAATCTGTTTAATAGACCCCTGGGGTAACCATTTTCCAGCATCAATTGGAACAATATTTCAAGGTTTTGTGTTCTCAAGGAGGGGTGCGCGATTCGTCGAATCCGGTTTTTTAATCCCAATACTAAATTTACTTTCTGTCCATGTGTGTGGTTGGACAGGTAGTGTATGTACCTCCCTGAGCTCGTTGGTTTGCGGTACCAATCTAAGATTAATCGGTTGTTAGGTAATCTGATTAccttcgtgtccaaaaatggaaCACTTCTATCAGTTTCTTTTTCTATGGTGAATTGCACTCTCCGGTGGTGGTTGTTAAACTTTTCAAGGAGGTAGCTCACCTGTTCTTCAGGCACGGCGCAGATAATGTCATCCACATATTTCTTGATGAAGGGGATGTGGAAAGGAACATCAGAAAGTACGTTGTCCAAAATGAAGTCCATAACTATGTCTGCAATTGGGGAGCTGGAGTTTGAGCCCATGGGTGAGCCAAGAATTTGTAAGTAGAAGATGCCATCGAACACAAAATAGTTGGATGTGAACAGGAAATTGATTATGCTCAAGAATTCTTCCTTTGGTATGTTTGTATGGTTGTTTATAAGTTGCCATTTACTCTCTATTGCTGAAACCGCAAGGTCTAAGGATATGTTGTTGAACAGTGATATAACGTCCAAACTAATTATGACGTAGTTGTCAGGGAGCTGGAAATCATTGATGAGGTCAGCAAATGAGAAAGAATCTTCGATGAAGTAAATGCTTCTAGAGGCTGACAAGTATTTAGATAGGATGTCAGATATGAACACTGACAGTTTGGAGGAAGGGGTATTGATGCACGATATAATTGGTCTGATTGTGAGAGTGGGCTTGTGGATTTTTGGTAATCCGTAAAATCTCGCAGGGACCGAGTTGTAGTTGTACAGCCGTTTTCCTTGGGTCTGTGTTATGTAGCCCTTGTTCACCAAACTTTTGATCACTGCATTGCATTTATTCTGCATCGACGTGGTGGGATCTCTAGGTAGTTGTTTATAGTACTGTTCATCCTGTAGTAATGTGTCCACTAGTTCTTTGTATTGGGTCTTATCCATTAGCACCGTCACATTTCCCTTATCAGCTCTTACAACTAGCAAACCTGGATGTTGTTTCAGGTATTTCATGCAGTGGAAAAATTCATTGTGGTATATGTTGTTGGTTCCCCTCCCGGACTTGATACAATTGGTAACTACATTGGTTGCTTGTGCACGTTTGAAATTTCTTCCTTCTTCTGATAGTGTGTCGTTTAGGCTGATGATGTTTTCTATGTCTGACAGTAACCTAGACATGGGTATCTTCCTGGCTGGGACATCCACACTGAATTTGGGGCCGAGTGCCAAGAATTTGATAACTCTATCTGGTATGGTGGTAGAGCTGATATTTCTTACCCATCTGTCCTGTGGGCTTAACTTATGGAGTTGTTCATCTGATAGAGCTCTCACTTTCCTCAGATTACTCTCCTTGATTGTGGTAAAAAATCTAGTATATTTGTTATGTTGGTAATGTTTGAACCGACTAAGCATCTCCTGTGGAAGAAAACCCTCCAGACTCTCCCACAATCCGGACTGCTCATCCTCCATTCTTGTGATCTTGGTGACTGTGACTGTGATCTCGAACTGGATGATGAGTCGCAGAGAACGCTCTTTCATTGTCTGAGCCTGCCTTGACGATATGGCGTCTGATGCCGAATTGAGAAGGTAATTCATGTTGCCAGACATATGTTTTGGTGTTAAACCTCTTCTCTTGCATTCCAGGAGAAAAATTCTTCGATTTCTATGGGCGGCAAGTTTCAAATTGAGTGATGACCACCTCTTTAGGGCATCTGACATCGCGACTCCATAGTTTTGTCTTACTTCTGCATAAAACCCCATGCTTGAATATATGAACGGATAATTCCCAGAGTCGATTATATGCAATAGTTAAGGGGTGTGGGAAATTAAAGAGCGTGATTTAGGTCTctctcttctttatttcattgtCAACGTTTCGATCCTGGTTAggatcttcttcaggactctacaaaCATGTTATATAGTCAATAACTATTCGAAATCGGATGAGACATCAGAATACCTACCGAAATACAGAGGTGGGTGGGTTGATTGGTTGTGGAACAACCCAAATTTCTTAAAAATATGCTCAATGCTCAATGATGCGAGGACAATGTGTAGACAAACAATTACAATTATCATATCCAGTCGGATCAACAGGTGCAAAAGCCGGTATAGTAAAGTGGGGTTAGCGTTAGCAACAGCAGAGTCACAGACAGGTAGTGACAACTGCAACCACAGAgtattatcttttcttccttTAACTATGAAAGGCAACAAAAATCTTTATGGCGTGCACTGATCAAACGTTACTCTCACTAACCTTGTGTATGTTCAATGCTCAGTGCAGGCCAATTTACAAATTCCAATTACAATTACAATTTCCTGAGGTGTGGGGGGAAAAATGAACATGTAATGCGCATCCACCAGGAGTTACTCTCACTAACCCTGTAGCACGCCTAGTGAAAACCTGATTAAAgatcacattttttcaaatgtacatCACATTTTAAAAactttaaaaaatttaaaaaattttattacattttaTTATCTGCAGAATGCTGCAGAACGTTGATCAAAAAAccacatgttttttttttcttaaaatgaagATGTGAAAGCAAAAGCACATCCATCAGTGCTCATCAATCGAAAGCCACTCGCAACCTTTGTGGGATGCTTATTTAGATGTCGTTTcttaatttatattttataagTTATTATCAGTCGCTAATTATTGTCCAATTCACTCTCACTGAATTCTTAATTTAAAATCAGTCGCGATCAATATGTTTAGCCACAAATTCACTGTCACTGAATTTGGTGGACAATCACTCACGACGGTCAACCGATTCCTGACCTGCTGCCGTCAGAAAGCACTCCGTCACTGGATACACTTCGTGGTCTTGATGGGTCACCTTCATTGACCTGGTCGAAGTGGATTAGGTAGGAATAGATGCTGCTGATGTGGTTTACATCTCTTCTGTAATTCATGGCATTGGGGCATTCAAGTCCGGGAGGGGAACCAACAACATATACCACAATGAATTTTTCCACTGCATGAAATACCTGAAACAACATCCAGGTTTGCTAGTTGTAAGAGCTGATAAGGGAAATGTGACGGTGCTAATGGATAAGACCCAATACAAAGAACTAGTGGACACATTACTACAGGATGAACAGTACTATAAACAACTACCTAGAGATCCCACCACGTCGATGCAGAATAAATGCAATGCAGTGATCAAAAGTTTGGTGAACAAGGGCTACATAACACAGACCCAAGGAAAACGGCTGTACAACTACAACTCGGTCCCTGCGAGATTTTACGGATTACCAAAAATCCACAAGCCCACTCTCACAATCAGACCAATTATATCGTGCATCAATACCCCTTCCTCCAAACTGTCAGTGTTCATATCTGACATCCTATCTAAATACTTGTCAGCCTCTAGAAGCATTTACTTCATCGAAGATTCTTTCTCATTTGCTGACCTCATCAATGATTTCCAGCTCCCTGACAACTACGTCATAATTAGTTTGGACGTTATATCACTGTTCAACAACATATCCTTAGACCTTGCGGTTTCAGCAATAGAGAGTAAATGGCAACTTATAAACAACCATACAAACATACCAAAGGAAGAATTCTTGAGCATAATCAATTTCCTGTTCACATCCAACTATTTTGTGTTCGATGGCATCTTCTACTTACAAATTCTTGGCTCACCCATGGGCTCAAACTCCAGCTCCCCAATTGCAGACATAGTTATGGACTTCATTTTGGACAACGTACTTTCTGATGTTCCTTTCCACATCCCCTTCATCAAGAAATATGTGGATGACATTATCTGCGCCGTGCCTGAAGAACAGGTGAGCTACCTCCTTGAAAAGTTTAACAACCACCACCGGAGAGTGCAATTCACCATAGAAAAAGAAACTGATAGAAGTGttccatttttggacacgaaggTAATCAGATTACCTAACAACCGATTAATCTTAGATTGGTACCGCAAACCAACGAGCTCAGGGAGGTACATACACTACCTGTCCAACCACACACATGGACAGAAAGTAAATTTAGTATTGGGATTAAAAAACCGGATTCGACGAATCGCGCACCCCTCCTTGAGAACACAAAACCTTGAAATATTGTTCCAATTGATGCTGGAAAATGGTTACCCCAGGGGTCTATTAAACAGATTGATTCACAGCTCCACTCATTCCGGACAGCCACGGAATGAACACAGGGGCGCATCCACCACAATAGATTTGAATCTAACTTACGCATCCTTACCATTGATCAAAGGCATGACAAATGCTCTGATAAGCCTTTTGAAGACCCCCAACATAAAGTTGATCCCCAAACCAGAGTTCAAGATTGACAGACTCCATAGTAGGATAAAAGATAGCGTAAGCACATTCCACAAAAGTGGAGTGATATATTCTGTTCCATGTTCGATGTGTAATGAAATCTATATTGGACAGACGTCGCAACAGCTTAAGAAGAGGTTGGCTCAACATAGAAGCGATATCAAGAACCCCAATAAGATATGTGCCTTGGCAGACCACAGCAGAGATAGAGACCACTTAATGGACTATGAGGCCACTAGGGTCCTAGATTGCGAACGCAATGGAGGAAAGCGTTCCTTTTTGGAAATGTACCACATCAAGCGCCACCCCAATGCCATGAATTACAGAAGAGATGTAAACCACATCAGCAGCATCTATTCCTACCTAATCCACTTCGACCAGGTCAATGAAGGTGACCCATCAAGACCACGAAGTGTATCCAGTGACGGAGTGCTTTCTGACGGCAGCAGGTCAGGAATCGGTTGACCGTCGTGAGTGATTGTCCACCAAATTCAGTGACAGTGAATTTGTGGCTAAACATATTGATCGCGACTGATTTTAAATTAAGAATTCAGTGAGAGTGAATTGGACAATAATTAGCGACTGATAATAActtataaaatataaattaagAAACGACATCTAAATAAGCATCCCACAAAGGTTGCGAGTGGCTTTCGATTGATGAGCACTGATGGATGTGCTTTTGCTTTCACATcttcattttaagaaaaaaaaaacatgtggTTTTTTGATCAACGTTCTGCAGCATTCTGCAGGGTTAGTGAGAGTAGCTCCTGGTGGATGCGCATTGTACATTCATTTCCCCTCGCACCTCTGGATTTGAGttgtaataaaattttttaaattttttaaagtTTTTAAAATGTGatgtacatttgaaaaaatttgatcTTTAATCAGGTTTTCACTAGGCGTGCTACAGGGTTAGTGAGAGTAACTCCTGGTGGATGCGCATTACATGTTCATTTTTCCCCCCACACCTCAGGAAATTGTAATTGTAATTGGAATTTGTAAATTGGCCTGCACTGAGCATTGAACATACACAAGGTTAGTGAGAGTAACGTTTGATCAGTGCACGCCATAAAGATTTTTGTTGCCTTTCATAGTTAaaggaagaaaagataatacTCTGTGGTTGCAGTTGTCACTACCTGTCTGTGACTCTGCTGTTGCTAACGCTAACCCCACTTTACTATACCGGCTTTTGCACCTGTTGATCCGACTGGATATGATAATTGTAATTGTTTGTCTACACATTGTCCTCGCATCATTGAGCATTGAGCATATTTTTAAGAAATTTGGGTTGTTCCACAACCAATCAACCCACCCACCTCTGTATTTCGGTAGGTATTCTGATGTCTCATCATACTCTCTTTAATTTCCCACACCCCTTAACTattgcatatatatatatatatatatatatatatatatatatatatatatatatatatatatatatatatataaatgaaaataaaaattcaacgatgaataagaaaacggatacgaataatcttagtaacatctatagtttcttactgacctgtgataaaaaaaaaaaaaaaaaaaaaaaaaaaaaataggtattctcctaatatctcctaatttgtaaccttatttgcaggtacttataaataagagacatttctaatccaaattgtataaaataagaaaagattttctcaattttttttgcccttctgtgaacatcatggcacatttgtttgtccatgccaatttatagaattttctgaaatctgtcatttgtaaaaccaattttttcctgaataattcaactgaaattgacgtacttttttgattaccctctacatggtcttgttttttctgaagctaccatatttattgtcatggtattgtaagttttagcctaagagaatttgaacttttgttatgagatctttgtattttccagttgctcctgaagaagtcaacgatagttgacgaaatatagagctttaatataatttgactctcattggaattttgccctgaaaaatagtcgaaacacccttaatttaaatcaatatatatatatatatagtttatGTACTTTCAGAGTCTATACTTAAAATTACtcgtattatatatatatatatatatatatatatatatatatatatatatagggagAAATATTTGGGAACCTGGCAATTGTCGTTTGGGCAATTAGTAGTTAGTCGTCATTtacatctatatttcgaaaCTGATTGCGTTTCTTCTTCAGGATGCTAAAATATACATAATAAACGTGGTTACAAAACATACAAAATAAACATTAAAACTTACATCCGACAAGTGTACTATAAAACTAACAAGGAGAGCATCAGGAAGTTATACGATCACAtttaaaacattatttttctctGCTTAACAATGAAACAGAAACGAGCTGGTGTGGAGTCAAATCACTTCTTATAGGTTACTGTCACAAAATAAGGTGAAACACAGAAAAGTAACAAGATCAAGTAATGACATCCACTGTATTGTTATCGTCACGACATCGGTCTAGGGATAACAGGTAACTATACACAACActcagattcttcaggtcagtctttttattaatattatttgtgttctcgTTGATGAAACACATTTCTAGAAAAGTTCTTTTGTTGTAATTTGAACTTGTGCTTAGTATTTCGACGTCATCATATAGGAAAGTATGGCCAAGTAAGGACGAGTGGCTTGCCAATGCACACCTTTCCGGTCGCAGTCTAGCATCACTCCTGTGGAGGGCGATGCGTTTTCTTAGGCATTGGGCTGTTTGGCCAATATACACCGAGTTACAACCTCCACATGGGATACGGTATATGACGTCGGATCTGGACATGGTTGGTACTTTGTCTTTGATCTTGCTGAAAATGTTCTTCACAGTTAGGGGGTTTTATCTGGCGATCCTTATATTCTCTATCTCATTCAATATGTTGGTCAATTTTCCTGTCAAAGACGGGACGAAGGGCAGGGATACATATTTGAGTTGTTGGCCCTGAGTTGCCAGTGTCGTTGTTTCCTCCAGTGGTCCTCTTCTTGCTGGGTCAGGGGTTAGAGAATGGAGACATCTCTCTAAAAATACCCTGGGATAGCCGTTTTCTTCGAAGATGTTGAGtaaccttttttctgaagttttcaGGAAATCTGGGTGGCAGATATTTTTAATTCTGCTGAACATTCCCTTTATAAGGTTGGTTTTAGTGGCCCAAGAGTGGTTGGATCTATAATGAATGTAGCGACCCGAGGCAGTAGGTTTCTGGTACCAATCAAGTTTTATTTGGTTGCCTGTACATCTTACGACTCTCGTGTCCAAAAACGGAACACTGTTTTCGGTTTCTTCTTCCACCGTGAACTTTATGTGCGGATCGAAGCTGTTGAAAATTGTCAAAGTTTCAGCAGTCTTATCTTCAGGAATAGAAAACAGAAGATCATCAACATATTGGCAGGCTATTGGTAAGTAGAAGGGCAGCAGGGGAATGCAGAATTTCAGGAGTACCGACATAATGATCTGGGCCAGAATAGCACTAATCCTATTTCCCATTACACAACCAAAAATCTGAGAGAAGAAGGTGCCATCGAATACAAAGTAATTAGAGTCAAATAGAAATTTAATGATTGATATAAATAGGGACATTTCTATGGTTGTGACCTGCGATATTCTGTTCCATTCCGACTGGATGATTCGCACAATCAGCTCTAATGAGATGTTAGTGAATAAACTGACAGCATCCAAGGAAACAAGCTTGTAACCTTGAGGTAATATGAGGTTGTTAACCTTCCTGCTGAATTGGAAAGAGTCAGCTATAGCATATGTGGAGAAGTCTGAAAACGCTTCTGTGAGAATGTGCGACATAAATCTACTGAGTTCCGCCGTAGCTGAACCAATGGTGGATACGATGGGTCTCAATGGAGTGTCGGTTTTGTGGATTTTGGGAAGTCCATATATTCTTGGTGGAATCGCCTTGTATGTAGTCAGTTGCCTGGCGGTGGCCGTGTCGATAAAACCCCCATCTTTCAATTGTTTAACAATCTTGTTGTTCTTGTTTTGGACATCGTTTGTGGGATCTTTTGTCAATTGTGTGTAGGTTGATGTGTCCTGTAAAAGCATATTCATCTTATGCTTGTATTGTTCAGCGGAGAGAACCACTGTAACATTGCCTTTGTCGGCAGATGTAATTATTAAATCATTGTGTGCTCTGACATATTTCCTTGCATTCGTGAAAAGATGATGTTCGAAACTGTGGGACTCTTGATGGGTGTGTACGAAGTTTGTGATGGCATTAGTACATTTTGCCCTTAAGACGTTTTGTATGGGGGTGGGAGCCAACTCGATGATGTTTTCCACGTCCACCACGATATTCTTGATGGGTAAGTCTTTAATTGGGAGGGGTGCTACGGCAAATTTAGGTCCCAAACTCAAAATGACTTTAACGTCAGCAGGGATTTGTGTGGTTGTCAGGTTGCGGAGCCATCCATCCTTGATTCTTATGGATTGAATTTTCCGTTTCTTGAGATCCATAAATTTGTTATTGAGGAGGTTTTTGTTGGTCGAGAATACAGTCCCATATGATCTGTTCTGTGTATACTGAAATTGTTCAAAAATCCCAACTGGAATCAGTCCGGTTAGTTTGGTTTTTAGCTGTTCAAGTGTGGAAGAAAGGTTACGAATTTTCTTAATAGTAAAGGAAATTTCCATGTTTAAAATTTTGgtcgatattttttttcctgaagAAGAAACGCAATCAGtttcgaaatatagatgtaAATGACGACTAACTACTAATTGCCCAAACGACAATTGCCAGGTTCCCAAATATTTCTCCCTGTTTTCTCCGGCAAATAAGTATTCCAatacgtatatatatatatatatatatatatgcgcaGGGGGGTTCGTGAACCTTCGGGGAGTGACGCCCCCGCGTACCTGAGTCAACATACCTGACCAAGGTTAGCATCCTTGGAAAGGCATCGAATTAGCGAGCTCCTGTAACTAGAAGTAAAACACAGGGCGGTAGGGAGTCTCAGACCGGCTCCTTTCGGAACCGTCCAGAGGTTCGGTCTGTAGGAGGTACGTGTGGGGCAAGCGGCGCACCCCTccgagatggcaccgtaagGCCGGATCCCGCTTCTCCGCAAGGAGAAAACCCTGGTAATTTGGGTGCACAAACTGTTCACTCCGCTGCCAGAAGGCAACAGCGGGATGGGCGAACACGCTGGACAATGGACGACAACTGTATGGTTATGCGTGCGCATTTTATTGCTGTGGAACTTGCTGGGAGACTTAACACCACCTATAGGCGCCTACTTGTAGAGATATGGAACGACATCTGCCCCGATCGACCGACATATGCGCAGTTACTCTCCAATAGGGTACGATGGATTCTGGCTAACCAAAAACTATCTCGCGCTGAACTAGAGTACATCAAGAAAGGCTGTTTTCCAAGTATTATGCTCGAAGAGACTGAAGATCCACCAGAAACAGGCCGAAGAAAATCGTCTTATGGAATAAGAAAAAGTGGCCTTTTTGTTGGAGAGCAAGAGGATGGCGTGATTGAGCGCTTTTTTGAGGGGAACCTGATGAGGTTTTCGGGAGTGGCAGCAGAGAGCAAGCCTGAGATCCCACGGCTGAAATACTCTAAGATGGCCTACGAACTGGTGAGGAAAGTTGACTCTGTTCTCCCAAAACACCTGACGAGTGTGACGACGCTTGAGGAGCTGGTGGAGGTTGTTTATGCGGGTGCTGTGACGGTCTGTGAAACGCTGGGGCAACGGATTGGTCACCAGCGGGATACACCGAGAACTCCCACGATCCCCCCTTGGAAGTTACGCCtggaacaaaaaattacatctttgagaaagaAGATAGGGATTATTCATACTTACCTTAACTCTGGGGCACCAAATACTAAAGTAGTTAAAGCTGTTAGAAAGGTAGCATCTGGAGCCCGTATCAAACGTAGGGACCCatctttcaacgaaaaaatagcTATTGTTTCCGATCaactaaaacaaaaaattaaggcATTAGGGAACCGTATTAGACGGTATAATGAAAGAGTAAAGCGCTACAAAAATAACAACctgtttttcaaaaatcaaaaacaattctTCC
The window above is part of the Coccinella septempunctata chromosome 8, icCocSept1.1, whole genome shotgun sequence genome. Proteins encoded here:
- the LOC123319553 gene encoding uncharacterized protein LOC123319553; this translates as MGFYAEVRQNYGVAMSDALKRWSSLNLKLAAHRNRRIFLLECKRRGLTPKHMSGNMNYLLNSASDAISSRQAQTMKERSLRLIIQFEITVTVTKITRMEDEQSGLWESLEGFLPQEMLSRFKHYQHNKYTRFFTTIKESNLRKVRALSDEQLHKLSPQDRWVRNISSTTIPDRVIKFLALGPKFSVDVPARKIPMSRLLSDIENIISLNDTLSEEGRNFKRAQATNVVTNCIKSGRGTNNIYHNEFFHCMKYLKQHPGLLVVRADKGNVTVLMDKTQYKELVDTLLQDEQYYKQLPRDPTTSMQNKCNAVIKSLVNKGYITQTQGKRLYNYNSVPARFYGLPKIHKPTLTIRPIISCINTPSSKLSVFISDILSKYLSASRSIYFIEDSFSFADLINDFQLPDNYVIISLDVISLFNNISLDLAVSAIESKWQLINNHTNIPKEEFLSIINFLFTSNYFVFDGIFYLQILGSPMGSNSSSPIADIVMDFILDNVLSDVPFHIPFIKKYVDDIICAVPEEQVSYLLEKFNNHHRRVQFTIEKETDRSVPFLDTKVIRLPNNRLILDWYRKPTSSGRYIHYLSNHTHGQKVNLVLGLKNRIRRIAHPSLRTQNLEILFQLMLENGYPRGLLNRLIHSSTHSGQPRNEHRGASTTIDLNLTYASLPLIKGMTNALISLLKTPNIKLIPKPEFKIDRLHSRIKDSVSTFHKSGVIYSVPCSMCNEIYIGQTSQQLKKRLAQHRSDIKNPNKICALADHSRDRDHLMDYEATRVLDCERNGGKRSFLEMYHIKRHPNAMNYRRDVNHISSIYSYLIHFDQVNEGDPSRPRSVSSDGVLSDGSRSGIG